The DNA sequence GGGTATCGTGAGCGCCCGCTTCACCTGCAGGTAGCCGTCGAGGTCCTCGGGCACCACCGGCTCCTCGAACCACGCGATGTCCAGGGGCTCGATGAGGCGCCCGAGCCGGATGGCCGTCATGGCGTCGTAGGCGTGGTTGGCGTCCACCGCGAGGCGACACTCCCGGCCGATCGCGTCGCGCACCGCCCGCGCATTGCGCGCGTCCTCGTCCACTCCGAAGCCGACCTTGAGTTTCATCAAGCGAAACCCGTCGTTGATATAGGCGCGCGCCTCGGCGGCGAGCGCGGCGGCGTGGTCGGGGACGTCGTGACGGTAGAGTCCCGTCGCGTACGCCGTGAGCTGAGTGCGGAACGCGCCGCCCAGGAGCTTGGCCACGGGCTGGCCGAGGATTTTGCCCTTGAGGTCCCACAGCGCAATATCCACCGCCGAAAGCGCCGCCACAGGGAAGCCCGTGCGGCCGTAGTCGCGCATCGCCGCGTAGAGCTCTTCCCAGATGACCGTCGTGTCCATGGGGTCGCGGCCGATGAGCCGCGGCGCGTAGAGTTCGTCGATGATGGTCCGGCTCGGGGCGGGCGGCCCGTAGG is a window from the Candidatus Methylomirabilota bacterium genome containing:
- a CDS encoding mandelate racemase/muconate lactonizing enzyme family protein yields the protein MKIERIRTYHLRVELTPAEAFAYSQAHVTARTAMLVEIVADDGRSGWGEAYGPPAPSRTIIDELYAPRLIGRDPMDTTVIWEELYAAMRDYGRTGFPVAALSAVDIALWDLKGKILGQPVAKLLGGAFRTQLTAYATGLYRHDVPDHAAALAAEARAYINDGFRLMKLKVGFGVDEDARNARAVRDAIGRECRLAVDANHAYDAMTAIRLGRLIEPLDIAWFEEPVVPEDLDGYLQVKRALTIPISGGEAEYARFGFRALVARRCVDILQPDICGCGGFTEAARIAALANTWGVTVYPHVWGSAVGLHASVQWAASLPPNPAALIPGELWFELDRTPNPFREQLATEPLKRAGAIIGVPERPGLGLEVDRAVLERYAVTTGETKR